A single genomic interval of Lactococcus sp. S-13 harbors:
- a CDS encoding FtsW/RodA/SpoVE family cell cycle protein yields the protein MRNGLKKVNFLNYSILVPYLMLSAIGIVMVFSATVPYQLARGLSPYRMVITQAAFMLLSFVAISIIYRIKLKALKNRGMLLFILAILVLALIAARFIFPPVNGAHGWIPIPGVGTIQPAEVAKVFIIWYLASVFSEKQEAIKNHDIQELFKGQSKVQRWFGGWRLPVVLLLGLDIIMPDMGNALILALLVMVMVGASGISWRWFSGYGKMILTFVFAFIALLFVTGGEIIPAGLKISYVNARFRAFVNPFSDLANSGHQLANSYYAIVNGGWLGRGLGNSIEKNGFLPEAHTDFIFAIVVEELGVIGGILILGILFFLIIRILLVGIRARNPFNSLMTIGIGAMLLIQVFINVGGAIGIIPETGVTFPFLSQGGSSFLVLSLGIGFALNISADEKRREVSELSELSKQYTNFGDKIH from the coding sequence ATGAGAAACGGATTAAAAAAAGTAAATTTCCTGAACTATTCAATCCTAGTCCCGTACCTGATGTTATCAGCTATTGGGATTGTAATGGTTTTTTCAGCGACGGTTCCCTACCAATTAGCACGAGGATTGTCCCCTTATCGCATGGTCATCACTCAAGCAGCATTCATGTTGCTTAGCTTTGTCGCCATTTCGATTATCTATCGGATAAAGCTCAAAGCTCTGAAAAATCGAGGGATGCTGTTGTTCATCCTAGCGATACTTGTTTTGGCTTTGATTGCTGCCCGCTTCATTTTCCCGCCAGTAAACGGTGCGCATGGTTGGATTCCAATTCCAGGAGTTGGGACGATTCAGCCCGCCGAAGTCGCTAAAGTGTTTATCATTTGGTATCTTGCCTCGGTCTTTTCTGAAAAGCAAGAAGCCATTAAAAATCATGATATTCAAGAACTTTTTAAAGGTCAAAGCAAAGTTCAACGCTGGTTTGGCGGGTGGCGCCTACCAGTTGTCCTTTTACTTGGCTTAGACATCATCATGCCCGACATGGGGAATGCCCTTATTCTAGCACTCCTTGTCATGGTCATGGTTGGTGCGAGTGGGATTTCATGGCGCTGGTTCAGTGGCTATGGAAAAATGATTTTGACTTTCGTTTTCGCCTTTATCGCCCTCCTATTTGTCACAGGGGGAGAGATTATTCCTGCAGGTTTAAAAATTTCTTACGTTAATGCCCGTTTTCGAGCCTTTGTTAATCCATTTTCTGATTTGGCAAACTCGGGACATCAGCTTGCCAACTCCTATTATGCGATTGTCAATGGAGGCTGGCTTGGGCGTGGCTTAGGAAATTCCATTGAGAAAAACGGCTTTCTTCCAGAAGCCCATACCGACTTCATCTTTGCCATTGTTGTTGAAGAACTTGGAGTGATCGGAGGAATTTTGATTTTAGGGATTCTATTTTTCTTGATTATTCGAATTTTGCTTGTTGGAATCCGTGCGCGTAATCCATTTAATTCTTTGATGACCATCGGCATTGGTGCCATGCTCCTGATTCAGGTTTTCATTAACGTTGGTGGAGCAATCGGCATCATTCCCGAAACTGGGGTAACCTTTCCTTTCCTTTCGCAAGGTGGTTCCTCTTTTCTCGTCCTCTCTCTCGGCATCGGTTTTGCTCTAAACATCTCAGCCGACGAAAAACGACGAGAAGTTTCGGAACTTTCAGAACTATCCAAACAATACACGAATTTTGGTGACAAAATACACTAA
- the pflB gene encoding formate C-acetyltransferase, with product MKTEVTENIFEQAWEGFKGTDWRDVASITRFVQENYKPYDGDESFLAGPTERTLKVKKIIEDTKEHYEEVGFPFDTDVVTSIDKIPAGYVDPNDKELELIYGMQNKELFRLNFMPRGGLRVAEKILTEHGLSVDPQLHDVLSQTMTSVNDGIFRAYTSAIRKARHAHTVTGLPDAYSRGRIIGVYARLALYGADYLMKEKAREWDAITEINEENIRLKEEINMQYQALQQVVNFGALYGLDVSRPAMNVKEAIQWVNIAYMAVCRVINGAATSLGRVPIVLDIFAERDLARGTFTEQEIQEFVDDFVLKLRTMKFARAAAYDELYSGDPTFITTSMAGMGNDGRHRVTKMDYRFLNTLDTIGNAPEPNLTVLWDSKLPYSFKRYAMSMSHKHSSIQYEGVETMAKDGYGEMSCISCCVSPLDPESEDARHNIQFFGARVNVLKAMLTGINGGYDDVHKDYKVFDIEPVTDEVLDYEKVLANFDKSLDWLTDTYVDAMNIIHYMTDKYNYEAVQMAFLPTRVGINMGFGICGFANTVDSLSAIKYAKVKTLRDENGYVYDYEVEGDFPRYGEDDDRADDIAKMVMKMYHEKLASHKLYKNAEATVSLLTITSNVAYSKQTGNSPVHKGVFLNEDGTVNKSKLEFFSPGANPSNKAKGGWLQNLRSLAKLEFKDANDGISLTTQVSPRALGKTRDEQVDNLVQILDGYFTPGALIGGTEFAGQHVNLNVMDLKDVYDKIMRGEDVIVRISGYCVNTKYLTPEQKQELTERVFHEVLSTDDEEVMHTSNI from the coding sequence ATGAAAACCGAAGTTACTGAAAACATCTTTGAACAAGCCTGGGAAGGTTTCAAAGGAACAGATTGGCGTGATGTTGCGAGCATTACTCGTTTTGTGCAAGAAAACTACAAACCTTATGACGGTGATGAAAGCTTCCTTGCTGGGCCTACTGAACGTACGCTCAAAGTAAAAAAAATTATTGAAGATACAAAAGAACATTATGAAGAAGTAGGATTTCCTTTTGATACAGATGTTGTGACATCTATTGACAAAATTCCTGCTGGTTATGTTGATCCTAATGATAAAGAACTTGAACTTATCTATGGGATGCAAAACAAAGAACTTTTCCGCTTGAACTTCATGCCTAGAGGTGGACTTCGTGTTGCTGAAAAAATCTTGACAGAACATGGCCTTTCAGTTGATCCTCAATTGCACGATGTTTTGTCACAAACAATGACTTCTGTAAATGATGGTATTTTCCGTGCTTACACTTCAGCAATTCGTAAAGCGCGCCACGCTCACACAGTAACTGGTTTGCCAGATGCTTACTCACGTGGTCGTATCATTGGTGTTTATGCTCGTCTTGCGCTTTATGGTGCAGACTACTTGATGAAAGAAAAAGCTCGCGAATGGGATGCAATTACTGAAATCAATGAAGAAAACATCCGTCTTAAAGAAGAAATCAATATGCAATACCAAGCATTGCAACAAGTTGTAAACTTTGGTGCTTTGTACGGTCTTGACGTTTCACGCCCAGCGATGAACGTTAAAGAAGCTATCCAATGGGTTAATATTGCTTATATGGCTGTATGTCGTGTCATCAACGGTGCTGCAACTTCACTTGGACGTGTGCCAATCGTTCTTGATATCTTTGCTGAACGTGACCTTGCTCGTGGAACATTCACTGAACAAGAAATCCAAGAATTTGTTGACGATTTCGTATTGAAACTTCGTACAATGAAATTCGCTCGTGCTGCTGCCTACGATGAACTTTACTCTGGTGACCCAACATTCATCACTACATCTATGGCTGGTATGGGTAACGACGGACGTCACCGTGTTACTAAAATGGACTACCGTTTCTTGAACACTCTTGATACTATCGGTAACGCTCCAGAACCAAACTTGACAGTCCTTTGGGATTCTAAACTTCCTTACTCATTCAAACGTTATGCAATGTCTATGAGCCACAAACACTCATCTATCCAATACGAAGGTGTTGAAACAATGGCTAAAGATGGCTATGGCGAAATGTCATGTATCTCTTGTTGTGTATCTCCACTTGACCCTGAATCAGAAGATGCTCGTCACAACATCCAATTCTTCGGTGCTCGTGTAAACGTGCTTAAAGCAATGTTGACAGGTATCAATGGTGGTTACGATGACGTTCATAAAGACTACAAAGTATTTGACATCGAACCTGTAACTGATGAAGTGCTTGATTATGAAAAAGTTTTGGCTAACTTTGACAAATCATTGGACTGGTTGACTGACACTTATGTTGATGCCATGAATATCATCCACTACATGACTGACAAATACAACTATGAAGCTGTTCAAATGGCCTTCTTGCCTACTCGTGTTGGGATTAACATGGGATTCGGTATCTGTGGATTCGCAAATACTGTTGACTCATTGTCAGCTATTAAATATGCTAAAGTTAAAACACTCCGTGATGAAAACGGCTATGTTTACGACTATGAAGTAGAAGGTGACTTCCCACGTTATGGTGAAGATGATGACCGTGCTGACGATATCGCCAAAATGGTTATGAAAATGTACCATGAAAAATTGGCTTCACACAAACTTTACAAGAACGCTGAAGCTACAGTTTCACTTTTGACAATCACTTCAAACGTGGCTTACTCTAAACAAACTGGTAACTCTCCAGTCCACAAAGGTGTATTCCTCAACGAAGATGGTACAGTTAACAAATCTAAACTTGAATTCTTCTCACCAGGTGCTAACCCATCTAACAAGGCTAAAGGTGGATGGTTGCAAAACCTTCGTTCACTCGCTAAATTGGAATTCAAAGACGCTAATGATGGTATCTCTCTGACGACTCAAGTTTCTCCACGTGCCCTTGGTAAAACGCGTGACGAACAAGTGGACAACTTGGTACAAATCCTTGATGGATACTTCACTCCAGGTGCTTTGATTGGTGGTACTGAATTTGCTGGACAACACGTTAACTTGAATGTTATGGATCTTAAAGATGTCTATGACAAGATCATGCGCGGTGAAGATGTCATCGTTCGTATCTCTGGTTACTGTGTTAACACTAAATACCTCACACCAGAACAAAAACAAGAATTGACTGAACGTGTCTTCCACGAAGTATTGTCAACTGATGATGAAGAAGTAATGCACACTTCAAACATCTAA
- a CDS encoding ATP-binding cassette domain-containing protein, with protein MLKLFKFLPTKAKIVLIFMSVISSAYVLIQPIIIKNAMNLSNKSDLSDVLHFGLYGFLIYIILYFISFLSNVSTNYSMTTILVNLHQTILKRILKNSLEFKNSEKISLLTQDLEFLYGTYIEPWGMLFTWGIIFITTALYLIYSNIILGPIFILGSLLIPIPQMVLGKRLNALGELYYSKRGVALEKIMDAVNGRQTLKNNQGIERAINRVQSAVEERENARKWSAYTSNLIFSFRGLTNFLGQVLPLVIGFLMNLHGANIPVAALIAMFVAAQQASQPIQTILYQIQYLQEAKTTKERFFNLLDTPEVEGEKLPMVKGIKQLCVGSVNKSFSSKIIFHDFTYIFEMGKKYLIRGASGSGKSTLFRLINQELAVDKGEITVVTQENKKYSQFQNNIGIISQTPFLFNDTIRYNLTFDDDYSELELLSALEQVGLVSEFENILDIKIENNGENISGGQRVRIELARCLLRKKNILLIDEVTASLDDENAYKVRKLILNLPVLVIEIAHHFDKRFVYDKIIEL; from the coding sequence ATGTTAAAGCTTTTCAAATTTTTGCCGACCAAAGCAAAAATTGTTTTAATATTCATGAGTGTTATTAGTTCGGCCTATGTTTTGATTCAACCTATCATTATCAAAAATGCGATGAATCTAAGTAACAAGTCAGATTTGAGTGATGTGTTACATTTTGGATTATATGGTTTTTTGATTTATATTATTCTCTATTTTATTAGTTTTTTGAGCAATGTTTCAACAAACTATTCGATGACTACTATCCTTGTGAATTTACATCAAACTATTTTAAAAAGAATTTTAAAAAATTCATTGGAATTTAAAAATTCCGAAAAAATTTCATTGTTGACACAAGATTTAGAATTTCTATACGGAACTTATATTGAGCCTTGGGGAATGCTTTTTACCTGGGGGATTATTTTTATTACGACGGCTCTTTACCTTATCTACTCTAATATAATTTTGGGGCCGATTTTTATATTAGGATCCCTGCTCATCCCAATTCCTCAAATGGTTCTTGGAAAACGATTGAATGCTCTAGGAGAACTTTATTATTCCAAACGTGGAGTTGCATTAGAAAAAATTATGGATGCTGTTAATGGAAGGCAAACATTAAAAAATAATCAAGGAATAGAACGAGCAATTAACCGTGTCCAAAGTGCTGTAGAAGAGAGAGAAAATGCTAGAAAATGGTCTGCTTATACCAGCAACTTAATTTTTTCTTTTCGTGGTTTGACTAATTTTCTTGGACAAGTTCTTCCGTTAGTGATTGGCTTTTTAATGAACTTGCATGGCGCAAATATTCCTGTTGCAGCGCTTATTGCAATGTTTGTTGCAGCGCAACAGGCTTCACAACCTATTCAAACTATCTTATACCAAATTCAGTACCTTCAGGAAGCGAAGACCACAAAAGAGCGGTTTTTTAATCTCTTGGATACTCCAGAAGTAGAGGGTGAAAAATTACCAATGGTTAAAGGAATTAAACAGCTCTGTGTAGGAAGTGTAAATAAATCATTTTCTTCAAAAATTATTTTTCACGATTTTACTTACATATTTGAAATGGGGAAAAAATATCTTATTCGTGGAGCAAGTGGTTCTGGAAAATCAACACTTTTTCGACTAATAAACCAAGAGTTAGCAGTGGATAAGGGAGAAATTACTGTTGTTACTCAAGAAAATAAAAAGTATTCACAATTTCAAAATAACATCGGAATAATTTCGCAAACTCCCTTTTTATTCAACGATACAATTCGTTATAATCTAACATTTGACGATGACTATTCAGAGCTTGAGTTACTTTCTGCATTAGAACAGGTTGGTCTAGTTAGTGAATTCGAAAATATTCTAGACATAAAAATTGAGAATAACGGCGAGAACATCTCGGGTGGGCAAAGAGTGAGAATTGAGTTAGCGCGCTGTTTGTTACGGAAAAAGAATATTTTGCTAATTGACGAAGTTACGGCTTCGTTGGATGATGAGAACGCCTATAAAGTAAGAAAGTTAATTTTGAATTTACCAGTTCTTGTTATTGAAATTGCCCATCATTTTGACAAAAGGTTTGTTTATGATAAAATTATTGAATTATGA
- a CDS encoding multidrug efflux MFS transporter, producing MEGRKTNTINWKRNLFITWIGCFFVGSSFSLVMPFLPLYIQGLGVRGGNVELYSGLAFSLPALASGLVAPIWGRLADEHGRKVMMVRASVVMTLTMGGLAFVPNVWWLLGLRLLMGFFSGYIPNSTAMIASQAPKDKSGYALGTLATAMVSGSLIGPSLGGLLAQWFGMANVFLIVGALLALTTLLTILFVHEHFEPVPKDKMLSSREIINKVSNKQILVGLLVTTFIIQITSQSIEPFVTLYIKTLTNNTENLMFISGLIVSAVGLSAMLSSSFLGRLGDKYGSHRLILIGLVFTFVIYLPMALVQSPLQLGILRFLLGFGTGALMPSVNSLLSKITPKEGVSRIFAYAQMSSNLGMVTGPLVGSAIAGYISYRAAIVGTSLFVVINIIWSFINFRKFLRKRSILS from the coding sequence ATAGAGGGAAGAAAAACGAATACAATTAACTGGAAAAGAAATTTATTTATTACATGGATTGGCTGCTTTTTTGTCGGTTCATCTTTTTCATTGGTGATGCCTTTTCTGCCTTTGTATATTCAGGGCCTAGGGGTTCGCGGGGGAAATGTTGAGCTCTATTCAGGGTTAGCTTTTTCCTTGCCCGCTCTGGCTTCAGGCTTGGTTGCTCCAATTTGGGGACGCTTAGCTGATGAACATGGTCGAAAAGTAATGATGGTTCGCGCTAGTGTTGTAATGACTTTGACGATGGGCGGCTTGGCCTTTGTCCCGAATGTCTGGTGGTTACTCGGCTTGCGTTTATTGATGGGCTTTTTCTCAGGCTACATCCCAAATTCAACGGCTATGATTGCCTCGCAAGCACCGAAAGACAAATCGGGCTATGCCCTAGGAACGCTTGCTACGGCAATGGTTTCGGGAAGCTTAATAGGGCCGTCACTTGGCGGTTTACTTGCCCAATGGTTTGGTATGGCGAATGTTTTTTTGATTGTGGGCGCTTTGCTCGCTTTGACGACTTTGCTGACAATTCTCTTTGTGCATGAACATTTTGAACCTGTTCCCAAAGATAAAATGCTCTCCAGTAGAGAAATCATCAATAAAGTGAGTAACAAACAGATTTTGGTTGGCTTGTTGGTGACAACATTCATTATTCAAATCACTTCTCAGTCTATTGAGCCGTTTGTCACTTTGTACATCAAAACATTGACAAATAACACAGAAAATCTGATGTTTATTTCAGGATTGATTGTCTCGGCCGTCGGCTTATCGGCGATGCTCTCTTCAAGCTTTTTAGGACGCTTAGGCGATAAATACGGCTCTCACCGCCTGATTTTGATTGGGTTGGTATTCACTTTTGTAATCTATTTGCCAATGGCGCTGGTTCAAAGTCCCTTGCAACTTGGTATTTTGCGCTTCCTTCTGGGCTTTGGCACAGGGGCTTTGATGCCGTCAGTAAATTCTCTTCTTTCCAAGATAACTCCGAAAGAAGGCGTCAGCCGAATTTTTGCTTACGCACAAATGAGTTCAAATTTGGGCATGGTTACAGGCCCACTCGTCGGCTCAGCCATTGCTGGCTACATCAGTTATCGTGCGGCGATTGTTGGTACCAGCTTGTTTGTCGTGATTAACATCATCTGGTCATTTATCAATTTCCGTAAATTCTTACGAAAACGGAGCATCCTATCATGA
- the rpmG gene encoding 50S ribosomal protein L33: protein MRIKITLACSSCGNKNYISSKNKATHPEKVETMKFCPKERAVTLHREI from the coding sequence ATGAGAATAAAAATTACCCTTGCTTGCAGCTCCTGTGGAAATAAAAATTACATCAGCAGCAAAAATAAAGCTACTCATCCTGAAAAAGTAGAAACCATGAAATTTTGTCCCAAAGAACGCGCCGTCACCTTGCACCGCGAAATCTAA
- the coaE gene encoding dephospho-CoA kinase (Dephospho-CoA kinase (CoaE) performs the final step in coenzyme A biosynthesis.), whose amino-acid sequence MKKVIGLTGGIASGKSTVVDFLISLGYQVIDADKVVRELQAPQGRLYEAILKHFGSDFIDETGQLNRAKLGALVFENREQREKLSLLQDEIIRKELYHRRDQFLGRENADVNAERDFRENTDEKPREIADVNSVSNFSGSKIYRKLPSVNQLLFMDIPLLLEYGYDGFDEIWLVTVTEEIQLERLMARNHFTKEEAKKRIDAQMPLAQKRKFADRILDNSGSLEMLKKQIEEALLAVNREK is encoded by the coding sequence ATGAAAAAGGTTATTGGATTGACTGGTGGAATTGCGAGTGGAAAATCAACGGTGGTTGATTTTTTGATTTCTCTGGGTTATCAGGTGATTGATGCGGATAAGGTTGTGCGTGAATTGCAAGCTCCTCAAGGCAGACTTTATGAGGCGATTTTAAAGCACTTTGGTTCTGATTTTATTGATGAAACAGGTCAATTAAATCGGGCGAAGTTGGGGGCTTTGGTTTTTGAAAATCGAGAGCAACGTGAAAAACTGTCGCTTTTACAGGATGAGATTATTCGTAAGGAACTGTACCATAGACGCGATCAATTTTTGGGTAGAGAAAATGCTGACGTAAATGCTGAGCGTGATTTTAGAGAAAATACTGACGAAAAGCCTAGAGAAATTGCTGATGTAAATTCCGTCAGTAATTTCTCTGGCTCAAAGATATATCGCAAGCTTCCGTCAGTAAATCAACTGCTTTTTATGGATATCCCTTTGCTGTTAGAATATGGCTATGACGGATTTGATGAGATTTGGTTGGTCACTGTCACTGAAGAAATTCAATTGGAGCGCTTGATGGCGCGGAATCATTTTACAAAAGAAGAAGCGAAAAAGCGAATTGACGCGCAGATGCCACTTGCGCAAAAGAGAAAATTTGCTGACCGAATTTTGGATAATTCGGGAAGTTTAGAAATGCTCAAAAAGCAGATTGAAGAGGCTTTGCTAGCGGTAAATAGAGAGAAATAG